In Acidobacteriota bacterium, one DNA window encodes the following:
- a CDS encoding globin, which produces MSPITLAVFEASLKRCEARPDFFDVFYARFLASSPDVAEKFRGTNFERQKELLRISLHHLLLVARDSKQGPDPYLEDIAVKHGSGHLAIGAHMYDLWLDSLLETVRECDPECFPEVETAWEEVMMVGIHYLCANYEGRHRK; this is translated from the coding sequence ATGAGCCCGATTACGCTCGCCGTCTTCGAGGCCAGCCTGAAGCGCTGCGAGGCGCGTCCCGACTTCTTCGACGTGTTCTACGCGAGGTTCCTTGCGTCCTCCCCGGACGTGGCCGAGAAGTTCAGGGGCACGAACTTCGAACGCCAGAAGGAGCTGCTGCGCATTTCGCTCCATCACCTTCTTCTCGTCGCGCGCGATTCCAAGCAGGGACCGGACCCATATCTCGAGGACATCGCCGTCAAGCACGGGTCCGGCCATCTCGCGATCGGCGCCCACATGTACGACCTCTGGCTGGACAGCCTGCTCGAGACCGTTCGCGAGTGCGACCCCGAGTGCTTCCCGGAGGTCGAGACCGCCTGGGAGGAAGTCATGATGGTCGGGATCCACTACCTGTGCGCGAACTACGAGGGGCGGCACCGCAAGTGA